The following are from one region of the Pectobacterium actinidiae genome:
- the tssF gene encoding type VI secretion system baseplate subunit TssF, which translates to MSLEHFFRDELTYLRLQGREFAKAHPELTRFLSEQTTDPDVERLLEGFAFLTGSLRAKIEDEFPELTHGLLGMLWPNYLRPVPSMTIMQFSVLPGAIAQPAFVERGCELDSLPIDDVVCHFQTCHDAWIYPADIREIKVQSGNDLSTITLDVGLHGPLSLSDLQLDKLRFYLGGDTYTAYELYFWIASQLSHIELEIDGQRFRQEASVLKTVGFEREDALLPYPGNVYSGYRILQEYFCFPESFLFFQLAGAVWPDLPLTVTEFRLHFCFDRPLPAELKIRPDSFMLNCVPAINLFQHDSEPINLSGRQTDYPLKASYRNADSFEIFSVDKVEGWVEGNSGRARGIPRTYQPFESFQHQIERAKGRLALYYRIRVREAVNGNGFDHMLSFVRGDEQEVIDLDESISVTLTCTNRSRAAQLPVGSICVPTGNSPSFATFRNLVRPTRPLRPAMDGSLHWTLISNLSLNYVSLLRRDALVQILRTYDFPALHDKQAEQASRKRLAGIESIETTPIDRLVQGMPVRGLKSILSVRQSAFSSEGELYLFSTVLAHFFSLYASVNAFHLLEVVNIDNKERYRWPVQIGQHSMM; encoded by the coding sequence ATGTCACTGGAACATTTTTTCAGGGATGAGCTGACCTACTTGCGTCTGCAAGGGCGTGAATTCGCCAAGGCGCACCCTGAGCTTACCCGATTTTTGTCAGAACAAACCACGGATCCAGACGTCGAGCGTCTGCTGGAAGGGTTCGCCTTTTTGACAGGGAGCCTGCGGGCGAAGATCGAGGATGAATTTCCGGAACTGACACACGGTCTGCTGGGCATGCTGTGGCCTAATTACCTACGCCCTGTACCGAGCATGACGATTATGCAGTTTTCGGTACTTCCCGGCGCGATTGCCCAACCCGCGTTTGTTGAGCGCGGCTGTGAACTGGATAGCCTGCCGATTGATGATGTGGTTTGCCATTTTCAGACCTGTCACGATGCCTGGATTTATCCGGCGGATATCCGCGAGATCAAGGTACAGAGCGGCAACGATCTTTCCACCATTACGCTGGACGTTGGGCTGCATGGCCCGCTATCGCTAAGCGACCTGCAACTCGACAAACTGCGCTTTTATCTGGGCGGTGATACTTATACGGCCTACGAGCTCTATTTCTGGATTGCCAGTCAGCTGTCGCACATTGAGCTGGAAATCGATGGTCAGCGCTTCCGTCAGGAAGCCAGCGTGCTGAAGACGGTCGGCTTCGAGCGGGAAGATGCGCTATTGCCGTATCCCGGTAATGTCTATTCGGGCTACCGCATCTTGCAGGAATACTTCTGTTTTCCCGAAAGTTTTCTCTTTTTCCAGCTCGCGGGGGCGGTATGGCCGGATCTCCCGCTGACGGTAACGGAATTCCGTCTGCATTTTTGCTTTGACCGCCCACTGCCGGCGGAGCTGAAGATCCGCCCTGATTCGTTCATGCTCAACTGCGTGCCGGCAATCAATCTCTTCCAGCATGATAGCGAACCGATCAACCTCAGCGGGCGCCAGACGGATTACCCGCTGAAAGCCAGCTACCGTAACGCGGATAGCTTTGAAATTTTCTCTGTGGATAAGGTTGAAGGCTGGGTTGAAGGGAATTCAGGCCGTGCTCGCGGGATTCCACGCACCTATCAGCCTTTTGAGAGCTTTCAGCACCAAATCGAGCGCGCCAAAGGACGGCTGGCGCTCTATTACCGCATTCGGGTAAGAGAGGCGGTGAATGGCAACGGCTTTGACCACATGCTCTCTTTTGTCCGTGGCGATGAGCAGGAAGTGATTGATTTGGATGAGTCGATCTCGGTAACCCTGACCTGTACCAACCGATCGCGTGCGGCACAGCTACCCGTTGGATCGATCTGCGTGCCGACGGGGAATTCGCCGTCTTTCGCGACGTTTCGCAATCTGGTGCGGCCGACGCGACCCCTGCGGCCTGCAATGGATGGCAGCCTGCACTGGACGCTGATCTCCAACTTGTCCCTGAACTATGTGTCGCTGCTGCGGCGTGATGCGCTGGTACAGATTCTACGTACCTACGATTTCCCTGCGCTGCACGATAAGCAGGCAGAGCAAGCCTCGCGTAAGCGTCTGGCGGGTATCGAATCCATCGAAACCACCCCTATCGACCGTCTGGTTCAGGGGATGCCGGTTCGCGGCTTGAAATCCATCCTGTCAGTACGGCAATCCGCGTTTTCCAGTGAAGGAGAACTCTATCTGTTTAGTACGGTGCTGGCGCACTTCTTCTCACTATACGCCAGCGTCAACGCTTTCCACCTGTTGGAAGTGGTCAACATCGATAACAAGGAGCGCTACCGATGGCCGGTACAGATAGGTCAACACTCAATGATGTGA
- the tagH gene encoding type VI secretion system-associated FHA domain protein TagH, with product MNVTHPLTLVVLNSEQLDINSQVQHQFDHRGGTLGASEKDQWQLRDRLGSVVPEHARIEMTDGYFSLCDLSGQSFINGSLSPIGRDRKVILSHGDELVIGPFRLGVYIGDPTTEQDIDQVLGQGTVDVLGGWLSEDKKRRATDLADPTVVLNDPLWALQKEQSQPLLPSDSETVGASLTTSLSSFSSAEDTMDQKFVELPTINTPYAGEGLEGYSDGTSLAPLMRGLGLSLQPGDDARLREMLEEMGKSLRAMVEGLLALQTEQAAMADTHLRPIEDNPLRLGLSYTDTLSVLFAEGKSPVHLSAPAAVEEVLNNVRVHHIANQQAIAVALENILQAFSPAALLNRFEHYRRSGEVLAADDGWAWQMYQHYYRELTSPRQQGFQKLFHQVYAQAYDRSVRQQQEQK from the coding sequence GTGAACGTAACCCATCCACTCACGTTAGTTGTGCTCAACAGTGAGCAGCTCGATATCAATTCTCAGGTGCAGCACCAGTTCGATCATCGTGGTGGCACGCTGGGCGCGTCGGAAAAAGACCAATGGCAACTGCGGGATCGGTTGGGTTCCGTGGTGCCGGAGCACGCCCGTATCGAAATGACCGATGGTTATTTCAGTCTGTGCGATCTGAGCGGGCAGTCTTTCATTAACGGTTCTCTGTCGCCGATTGGGCGCGATCGCAAAGTCATTCTGTCGCACGGCGATGAACTGGTTATCGGGCCTTTCCGGTTGGGCGTTTATATCGGCGATCCCACCACGGAACAGGATATCGATCAGGTATTAGGGCAGGGCACGGTCGATGTGCTGGGCGGTTGGCTAAGTGAAGATAAAAAAAGGCGCGCCACGGATCTGGCCGATCCCACCGTTGTGTTGAATGACCCGCTGTGGGCGCTACAGAAAGAACAGAGCCAGCCACTCTTGCCATCAGACAGTGAGACGGTCGGAGCCTCGCTCACGACCTCTCTTTCTTCTTTTTCTTCTGCTGAGGACACCATGGATCAGAAATTTGTGGAATTACCGACCATCAACACACCGTACGCGGGAGAAGGTCTGGAAGGGTACAGCGATGGCACTTCTCTGGCTCCGCTGATGCGCGGGCTGGGGCTGTCGCTTCAGCCGGGCGATGATGCGCGATTGCGCGAAATGCTGGAAGAGATGGGAAAAAGCCTGCGCGCGATGGTGGAAGGCCTGCTGGCATTACAGACGGAACAGGCTGCGATGGCGGACACGCATTTACGCCCGATTGAAGATAACCCGCTGCGTCTGGGGTTGAGCTATACGGATACGCTGTCGGTGCTGTTTGCCGAAGGGAAAAGCCCGGTGCACCTGTCTGCGCCTGCCGCCGTGGAAGAAGTGTTGAACAATGTGCGGGTGCATCACATCGCGAACCAGCAGGCGATTGCCGTCGCGTTGGAAAATATTCTTCAGGCCTTTTCGCCTGCCGCGTTACTTAACCGCTTTGAGCACTATCGCCGCAGTGGCGAAGTACTTGCGGCAGATGATGGCTGGGCGTGGCAGATGTATCAGCACTATTACCGTGAATTAACGTCGCCGCGCCAGCAAGGGTTCCAGAAATTGTTCCATCAGGTCTATGCGCAGGCGTATGACCGTTCCGTGCGTCAACAGCAGGAGCAAAAATAA
- the proB gene encoding glutamate 5-kinase, producing the protein MSGSQTLVVKLGTSVLTGGSRRLNRAHIVELVRQCAQQHAAGHRIVIVTSGAIAAGREHLGYPELPATIATKQLLAAVGQSRLIQLWEQLFSIYGIHVGQMLLTRADMEDRERFLNARDTMRALLDNNIVPVINENDAVATAEIKVGDNDNLSALAAILADADKLLLLTDQAGLFTADPRNNPDAELIREVTGINDALRSIAGDSVSGLGTGGMSTKLQAADVACRAGIDVVIAAGSKPGVIGDVIADISVGTRFHALDAPLESRKHWIFGAPPAGEITVDDGALSAILERGSSLLPKGIRTVEGNFSRGEVIRVRSLAGRDVAHAVTRYNSDALRMIAGHHSQQIADILGYEYGPVAIHRDDMIIN; encoded by the coding sequence ATGAGCGGCAGCCAGACTTTGGTTGTGAAACTGGGCACCAGCGTGCTAACTGGCGGTTCGCGCCGTCTTAACCGCGCCCACATTGTTGAACTGGTGCGCCAATGCGCGCAGCAACATGCGGCAGGGCATCGGATTGTTATTGTCACCTCTGGGGCGATTGCCGCTGGGCGTGAACATTTGGGTTACCCCGAACTCCCGGCTACGATTGCGACCAAACAACTGCTGGCCGCGGTGGGGCAAAGTCGCCTGATTCAACTGTGGGAACAGCTGTTTTCTATCTACGGTATCCACGTCGGGCAGATGCTGCTGACGCGCGCGGATATGGAAGATCGTGAACGTTTCCTCAATGCGCGCGATACCATGCGGGCGCTGCTGGATAACAATATTGTTCCGGTAATTAATGAAAACGACGCCGTGGCGACCGCCGAGATCAAGGTGGGTGACAACGACAACCTGTCAGCGCTGGCGGCGATTCTGGCCGATGCGGATAAGCTGCTGCTGCTGACCGATCAGGCTGGGCTGTTTACCGCCGACCCGCGCAATAACCCTGATGCGGAATTGATCCGTGAAGTCACCGGTATCAACGATGCACTGCGTAGCATTGCGGGGGACAGCGTGTCTGGCCTCGGAACGGGCGGCATGTCGACCAAATTGCAGGCTGCGGATGTGGCCTGCCGCGCGGGTATCGACGTGGTGATTGCCGCAGGCAGCAAACCGGGTGTGATTGGTGATGTGATTGCCGATATTTCCGTCGGAACGCGTTTTCATGCACTGGACGCGCCGCTGGAAAGCCGTAAACACTGGATTTTTGGCGCACCGCCAGCGGGAGAAATCACCGTTGATGACGGCGCGCTCTCGGCGATCCTCGAGCGTGGCAGTTCGCTGCTGCCTAAAGGTATCCGCACCGTAGAAGGGAACTTCTCCCGTGGTGAAGTGATCCGCGTGCGTAGTCTGGCGGGGCGCGATGTGGCGCATGCCGTGACGCGCTATAACAGCGATGCGCTGCGTATGATTGCCGGACACCACTCTCAACAGATTGCCGATATTCTTGGCTACGAATATGGTCCGGTGGCTATCCACCGCGACGATATGATTATCAATTAA
- a CDS encoding YhfG family protein: MRYEMAVLADLVQEDSPNTHSIVTATGISERKVQDVLNTLQSTMDINISREKNGKRQVLSISSWGVFGDGKRLIEKLKNTDLLIFKQHRKITTKALLNKTRSSRMVTLEEKRDYYNQVKLKNYRDSMRLEGFNVEDTPLPSDKQEREALRKNLIAMYKADGYV, translated from the coding sequence ATGCGCTATGAAATGGCGGTACTCGCAGATCTGGTACAAGAGGATTCCCCTAATACGCACTCTATCGTAACCGCTACAGGTATCTCAGAAAGAAAAGTACAGGACGTGTTAAACACACTCCAGTCAACGATGGATATCAACATATCACGCGAGAAAAATGGCAAACGGCAAGTCTTATCTATCTCGTCATGGGGTGTGTTTGGTGACGGAAAAAGGTTGATCGAGAAACTGAAAAATACCGACCTGTTGATATTCAAACAACATCGTAAAATCACCACAAAAGCGTTGTTAAACAAAACGCGATCCTCGCGTATGGTGACGCTGGAAGAAAAGCGTGATTACTACAATCAGGTGAAACTCAAAAACTATCGGGACAGTATGCGTCTTGAGGGATTCAACGTTGAGGATACGCCACTTCCCTCTGACAAACAGGAAAGGGAAGCGCTGAGAAAAAACCTGATTGCCATGTATAAAGCGGATGGTTATGTCTGA
- the crl gene encoding sigma factor-binding protein Crl gives MILPSGHSKSRLMKNFTALGPYIREAQCEDTAFFFDCLAVCVNIKPAPEQREFWGWWLNLEDTGKGFAYDYHYGLFDKKGNWREEKIKDKAVMEQVENAKQAFHVRLEKQINALEPACTLVARP, from the coding sequence ATGATATTACCGAGTGGACACTCCAAAAGCCGGCTCATGAAAAATTTTACGGCACTGGGACCTTATATACGCGAAGCGCAGTGCGAGGATACCGCGTTCTTCTTTGATTGCCTGGCGGTTTGCGTCAACATCAAACCCGCGCCAGAACAACGGGAGTTTTGGGGCTGGTGGCTGAATTTGGAAGATACTGGCAAAGGCTTTGCCTATGACTATCACTACGGTCTGTTTGATAAAAAGGGCAACTGGCGTGAAGAGAAAATCAAGGACAAAGCCGTGATGGAGCAGGTGGAAAATGCCAAACAGGCTTTCCATGTTCGATTGGAGAAGCAAATTAACGCGCTGGAACCCGCCTGTACCCTCGTTGCACGACCGTGA
- the proA gene encoding glutamate-5-semialdehyde dehydrogenase translates to MLEQMGKAAKAASYQLAVLSTAQKDRALLTIADLLEAESATILAANALDLTDARQNGMSEALQDRLLLTQERLSAIASDVRQVCRLTDPVGQVIDGSMLDNGLKLERRRVPLGVVGVIYEARPNVTIDVASLCLKTGNAVILRGGKETYRTNAATVKVIQQALSQCGLPAAAVQAIESPDRELVNQLLKLDRYVDMLIPRGGAGLHKLCREQSTIPVITGGIGVCHIYADDSIDFDKALTVIESAKVQRPSACNSLETLLVNQHIADRFLPALSKKMAVAGVTLHASPSAMPYLTSGPASVVAVEEANYNDEWLSNDLNVTLVDDLDAAVAHIREHGTQHSDAILTRSLSNAERFVREVDSSAVYVNASTRFTDGGQFGLGAEVAVSTQKLHARGPMGLEALTTYKWIGYGDDLIRA, encoded by the coding sequence ATGCTTGAACAAATGGGTAAAGCGGCAAAAGCGGCCTCTTATCAGCTAGCAGTCTTGAGCACGGCTCAGAAAGATCGCGCGCTGCTGACGATTGCGGATTTGCTGGAAGCCGAGAGCGCGACGATTCTCGCGGCTAACGCGCTGGATTTAACCGATGCGCGCCAAAATGGCATGAGTGAGGCGTTGCAGGATCGTCTGCTTCTGACGCAGGAACGACTGAGTGCGATCGCTAGCGATGTGCGCCAGGTCTGTCGCCTGACCGATCCGGTAGGGCAGGTGATTGACGGCAGCATGTTGGATAACGGGCTGAAGCTGGAGCGTCGCCGCGTGCCGCTCGGCGTGGTCGGCGTGATTTATGAAGCGCGTCCGAACGTCACCATTGATGTGGCTTCTCTGTGCCTGAAAACCGGTAACGCGGTGATTCTGCGCGGTGGCAAAGAGACGTACCGCACTAATGCGGCAACGGTAAAAGTGATTCAGCAGGCGCTGTCGCAGTGCGGCCTGCCTGCTGCTGCGGTGCAAGCGATTGAAAGCCCGGATCGTGAGCTGGTCAATCAACTGCTGAAGCTTGATCGCTACGTGGATATGTTGATTCCGCGCGGTGGTGCTGGTCTGCATAAGCTGTGTCGCGAACAGTCGACGATTCCGGTCATCACTGGGGGGATTGGCGTTTGTCACATCTATGCTGACGACAGCATCGATTTCGACAAAGCGTTGACGGTCATCGAAAGCGCCAAAGTGCAGCGCCCTAGCGCCTGTAACAGCCTGGAAACGCTGCTGGTCAATCAACATATCGCCGATCGTTTCTTGCCCGCGCTGAGCAAAAAAATGGCGGTGGCGGGCGTTACGCTCCACGCCAGTCCTTCAGCGATGCCTTATTTGACCAGTGGCCCGGCAAGCGTTGTTGCAGTGGAAGAGGCCAACTACAACGATGAATGGCTCTCTAACGACCTGAACGTCACGCTGGTGGACGACCTGGACGCAGCGGTCGCCCATATTCGCGAACATGGTACACAGCACTCTGATGCGATTCTGACGCGCTCCTTGAGCAATGCGGAACGCTTCGTGCGTGAAGTGGATTCCTCTGCGGTGTATGTCAACGCCAGTACGCGCTTCACCGACGGCGGCCAGTTTGGTCTGGGGGCAGAAGTGGCCGTCAGTACCCAGAAACTGCATGCGCGCGGTCCAATGGGGCTGGAAGCGCTGACCACCTATAAGTGGATTGGTTATGGCGATGATTTGATTCGCGCCTAA
- the tssE gene encoding type VI secretion system baseplate subunit TssE, with protein sequence MPSLSAWERGSAASLFDRIRGEERRSSPETEVEALIESVKRQLDNVLNTRPGNCRSAPELGVIDFNDATQGGADIRGKIREAIRQCICRFEPRIVHVDVNTSDYLSNPMEMSFQVTARVRLEDLEQVASFNIHMDSHRHYRMI encoded by the coding sequence ATGCCGTCTCTTTCTGCCTGGGAAAGGGGAAGCGCGGCAAGTCTGTTTGATCGTATCCGTGGGGAGGAGCGTCGCTCCTCCCCTGAAACGGAAGTTGAAGCACTGATCGAGTCCGTTAAGCGTCAACTGGACAATGTGCTCAACACCCGGCCCGGAAATTGTCGCAGCGCACCTGAGCTTGGCGTAATTGATTTTAATGACGCAACGCAGGGTGGGGCGGACATTCGGGGAAAAATCCGGGAGGCGATCCGACAGTGTATCTGTCGCTTTGAACCTCGAATTGTTCATGTGGATGTCAACACATCGGACTATTTATCGAATCCGATGGAGATGTCGTTTCAGGTTACCGCCCGGGTCAGATTGGAAGATCTGGAGCAGGTTGCCTCTTTCAATATCCATATGGATAGCCACCGCCATTACAGAATGATCTGA
- the tssC gene encoding type VI secretion system contractile sheath large subunit, whose translation MSIIEEQVQAGAASASGSLLDDIMAQARISPVDEGYSVAKQGIAALVANILDSGNAAEPVNKALVDSMIVELDKKLSKQIDVILHAKELQELESSWRSMKLLVDRTDFRENIKLLVLHATKEELLDDFEFAPEISQSGFYKHVYSSGYGQFGGQPIGGVIGDYALTQSSPDIKLMQYVSAVGAMAHAPFISSVAPTFFGVDRFTDLPSIKDLKSVFEGPAYTKWRSLRESEDGRYLGLTAPRFLARLPYDPVENPIKGFNYKEDISTDHEHYLWGNTAYLMGTALTDSFAKYRWCPNIIGPQSGGAITDLPVHVYEAMGQLQAKIPTEVLITDRREYEMAEEGFITLTMRKDSDNAAFFSANSVQKPKVFPNTKEGKEAETNYKLGTQLPYMFIINRLAHYIKVLQREQIGSWKERQDLERELNTWIKQYIADQENPPADVRSRRPLRAAQIKVLDVEGEPGWYQVTMSVRPHFKYMGANFELSLVGRLDKE comes from the coding sequence ATGTCAATAATTGAAGAACAGGTTCAGGCAGGCGCTGCCAGCGCTTCTGGCTCGCTGCTTGATGACATCATGGCTCAAGCGCGTATCAGCCCGGTTGATGAAGGCTACAGCGTGGCTAAACAGGGCATTGCCGCGCTGGTCGCTAACATTCTTGATAGCGGTAACGCAGCAGAACCCGTGAACAAAGCGCTGGTCGATAGCATGATCGTCGAACTGGACAAAAAACTCAGCAAGCAGATTGACGTTATTCTGCATGCGAAAGAATTGCAGGAACTGGAATCTTCCTGGCGTTCGATGAAACTGCTGGTTGATCGCACCGATTTCCGTGAAAACATCAAACTCTTGGTGTTGCATGCGACGAAAGAAGAGCTGTTGGACGATTTCGAATTCGCGCCTGAAATCTCACAGTCTGGCTTCTATAAGCACGTCTATTCCAGCGGTTACGGTCAGTTTGGGGGCCAGCCTATCGGTGGCGTGATTGGTGACTATGCGCTAACGCAAAGCTCACCAGACATCAAACTGATGCAGTATGTCAGCGCCGTTGGCGCGATGGCGCATGCGCCGTTCATCTCTTCCGTTGCACCGACCTTCTTTGGCGTGGATCGCTTCACCGATCTGCCTTCCATCAAAGACCTGAAATCCGTTTTCGAAGGCCCTGCCTATACGAAATGGCGTTCGCTGCGTGAATCCGAAGATGGTCGCTATCTGGGGCTGACGGCTCCGCGCTTCCTGGCTCGCCTGCCTTATGACCCCGTAGAGAACCCGATTAAGGGCTTCAACTACAAGGAAGATATCAGCACCGATCACGAACACTATCTGTGGGGCAATACCGCCTACCTGATGGGAACGGCGCTGACGGACAGCTTCGCGAAATACCGCTGGTGTCCGAACATCATCGGTCCGCAGAGCGGCGGTGCGATTACCGACCTGCCGGTGCATGTGTATGAAGCCATGGGCCAACTTCAGGCCAAGATCCCGACAGAAGTCCTGATCACCGATCGTCGCGAATATGAAATGGCTGAAGAAGGCTTTATCACGCTGACGATGCGTAAAGACAGCGACAATGCGGCTTTCTTCTCGGCTAACTCAGTGCAGAAGCCGAAGGTGTTCCCGAATACCAAAGAAGGCAAAGAAGCGGAAACCAACTACAAGCTGGGTACGCAACTGCCGTACATGTTCATCATCAACCGTCTGGCGCACTACATCAAAGTGCTACAGCGTGAACAGATTGGCTCATGGAAAGAGCGTCAGGATCTTGAGCGTGAGTTGAATACCTGGATTAAACAGTACATCGCCGATCAGGAAAACCCGCCGGCAGATGTTCGTAGCCGTCGTCCTCTGCGTGCTGCACAAATCAAAGTGCTGGATGTAGAAGGAGAACCAGGTTGGTATCAGGTCACCATGTCTGTGCGCCCGCACTTCAAGTACATGGGGGCGAACTTTGAGCTGTCGCTGGTAGGGCGTTTGGATAAGGAATAA
- the tssG gene encoding type VI secretion system baseplate subunit TssG, with translation MAGTDRSTLNDVTFRQDVSRFNFFQLVELLNQLEGVDLEQELDFRPEQERLRFRSTASIGFHPSDILQVGRDDDGRQELEVAFLGLHGSQSPMPGYYLEDLAWEYAQGEQKLGVFLDFFHHRLLTLLHRAWRKYRYHVRFQNEGEDGFSRLMFALVGLGNDAVRDSLPVNRAKMLSYAGVLASPSRSPEVVAGLVIHCFDLDDVAVLAWQHRRVPIHEGQQNRLGKANMMLGGDFVIGDKVNDCAGKFLLKVGNLSFSRFLSFLPNGEHFQPLVRFVSFILRDQLAWDLRLGFAEGEAKGLSLGSEQSSRLGWSSFLGQPPADPYVTICVQE, from the coding sequence ATGGCCGGTACAGATAGGTCAACACTCAATGATGTGACGTTCCGTCAGGATGTCTCACGCTTTAATTTTTTCCAATTGGTGGAGTTGCTGAATCAGTTGGAAGGCGTGGATCTGGAACAAGAGTTGGATTTCCGCCCTGAACAGGAACGCCTGCGCTTTCGCTCTACGGCCTCCATCGGTTTTCACCCCAGCGATATTTTGCAGGTGGGACGTGATGACGATGGCCGTCAGGAGCTGGAAGTCGCGTTTCTTGGCCTGCACGGCAGCCAGTCACCGATGCCCGGTTATTACCTCGAAGATTTGGCCTGGGAATACGCGCAGGGCGAACAGAAGCTGGGCGTGTTTCTCGACTTCTTTCACCATCGCTTACTCACGCTATTGCACCGTGCATGGCGCAAATACCGCTATCACGTCCGCTTTCAGAATGAAGGGGAGGATGGATTCTCACGCCTGATGTTTGCGCTCGTGGGATTAGGGAATGACGCCGTACGCGATAGTCTGCCGGTTAACCGCGCCAAGATGCTCTCCTACGCCGGAGTGCTTGCCAGCCCCAGCCGCTCACCAGAAGTGGTCGCGGGGTTGGTCATTCACTGTTTTGACCTGGATGACGTCGCCGTTCTGGCCTGGCAGCACCGTCGCGTGCCTATCCACGAAGGGCAGCAGAACCGTCTGGGAAAAGCCAACATGATGCTGGGCGGTGATTTTGTTATCGGCGACAAAGTGAACGACTGTGCCGGCAAGTTTTTGCTCAAGGTCGGCAACCTCAGCTTTAGCCGCTTCCTCAGCTTTTTGCCCAACGGCGAGCATTTTCAGCCGCTGGTGCGTTTTGTCTCTTTCATTCTTCGCGATCAGTTGGCCTGGGATCTGCGTCTTGGTTTTGCGGAAGGCGAAGCTAAGGGCTTAAGCCTGGGCAGTGAGCAAAGCAGCCGGTTGGGATGGAGCAGCTTTCTCGGGCAGCCGCCCGCGGATCCCTATGTGACGATTTGTGTGCAGGAGTAA
- the tssJ gene encoding type VI secretion system lipoprotein TssJ: protein MLRALCLCSLMFLLSGCTTLGKMAQVAANPDIQVGSNNHQPSTVGFSLLAEPDVNPNDSGEAAPIEFQLVLLAEDSRLLATDYDQITTDIEKALAKNYLSHQDYTLLPGQFKYLPPEALDEKVHYLGVVARYADSESAEWRKVIKLKNTGQTYQILVHLRRDEVEIKKDQEEE, encoded by the coding sequence ATGCTGCGAGCATTGTGCTTATGTTCCCTGATGTTCCTGCTGTCGGGGTGTACCACGCTCGGCAAAATGGCGCAGGTGGCGGCGAATCCTGATATTCAGGTAGGCAGCAACAATCATCAGCCTTCTACCGTGGGTTTCAGCCTGCTGGCGGAACCGGACGTTAACCCTAACGACAGCGGTGAAGCTGCCCCTATCGAATTCCAGCTGGTTCTGTTGGCGGAGGATTCGCGTCTGTTAGCCACCGATTACGACCAGATCACGACGGATATCGAAAAGGCGTTAGCCAAGAATTACCTCAGCCATCAGGACTACACGCTGTTGCCGGGGCAGTTCAAATATCTACCGCCCGAAGCGCTGGATGAAAAGGTGCACTACCTCGGCGTGGTGGCACGCTATGCGGATTCGGAAAGCGCAGAGTGGCGCAAAGTCATCAAGCTAAAGAATACCGGGCAGACGTATCAGATCCTCGTGCACCTGCGCAGGGATGAAGTCGAAATTAAAAAAGACCAAGAAGAAGAATAA
- the tssB gene encoding type VI secretion system contractile sheath small subunit — MAKGTDGASVAPKERINIKYVPATGGQQAEIELPLTLMIVGNMKGRTEETPIEERQTVSIDKNNFTSVMKEANLELNFSVPNRLEEESQDDLPVKLSIGGLNDFSPDRIAQQVPELRKLLDLREALVALKGPLGNIPSFRNRLQDLLSSEEAREQLLKELDLVKPAE; from the coding sequence ATGGCAAAAGGAACTGATGGTGCATCTGTCGCACCAAAGGAACGTATTAATATCAAATATGTTCCGGCCACTGGTGGTCAGCAGGCGGAAATAGAATTGCCGTTGACGCTGATGATCGTGGGAAATATGAAAGGGCGCACAGAGGAAACGCCGATCGAAGAACGTCAGACTGTATCGATCGATAAGAACAACTTTACCTCGGTGATGAAAGAAGCAAATCTGGAATTGAATTTCAGTGTGCCAAACCGCCTTGAAGAAGAAAGTCAGGACGACCTGCCAGTGAAACTGAGCATCGGCGGTCTGAATGATTTCTCCCCTGACCGCATTGCTCAACAGGTGCCTGAATTACGTAAGTTGCTTGATTTACGTGAAGCGCTGGTCGCGCTGAAAGGCCCCCTCGGCAATATTCCCTCATTCCGTAATCGTTTGCAGGATCTGTTGTCCAGCGAAGAAGCCAGAGAGCAGCTTTTGAAAGAGCTCGATCTGGTAAAACCCGCCGAATAA